DNA sequence from the Salminus brasiliensis chromosome 3, fSalBra1.hap2, whole genome shotgun sequence genome:
CAACACAAATCTGCTTGGCAACATCATGGCCTGGTTCCATGACATGAACCCCCAGAACATTGCACTGATCCCCTCAGCCACTGCTGATGCTAGCCCTGACGCGCCTCCTTCTGATGAGACACTGAAACTCCACCCCCAGCCACAGGAGGGGGAAACTGAAGTAGAAAAGCCTGAGCAGAATCTCCACTGTCTGATTAAAGATAATGAAGTGTTGGAGAGGCCGAGCCTTTTGGAGCTGGAGTGCGTGGACGGTTCAGAGCCGACTAAGACCGAAGCAGATTTGCAAGAGTTGCACTACAGTGTAGACCTCGGTAGCACTGCTCCTCATGAGAGCGACTGTGACCCCCATCCAGAGCCCACTGAGCTCTCATCAGAATGGGAGGAACAAGAGCACCTGGTCTGAGGAAGGAGGCAAATGCAAACACCTCAACTTGCGTGCTCTTACTGTGGCCAAACACTATTCATAGGATCAGTTATTGTAAGGGATAGAGAACATTAAGAAAATTAAGAGTTAATGCCTTGTGGTTAAGCAACATGTCAGTGTTGTGAGCTTACTAGGGGCcgattaaaggaatactcctgAGTTTCATAACAATTTCAAGGGTTGCACCGATTTGCGTTTTGTAGGCTGATGCGGACATCCCATATATGTTGTGTACACTGTTCATAGTGATGCAATTTGGGCTACATCCACCTAGATTGCAGTTGCACAGAAATAAGTTACAAATGCAGAGAAATGTATAAAATGCAGACATAGTAGCCAAAATACTCTGCTCTTCCAGAGTATAGTAAATGCATCACAGATCGGTTTGAAATATTGATCAAATCAAAACATCTGTCTCAtgcttattctttttttatgcaTCCAAGTCCAGTATAATTGTTCAACCCTACTAATTACTATTTATATTAGCCATTTGGCTTCTATTGTAAGTGTTTTGGAGTACActggtttgctgttcttttacTAAGAAGGGAAATCAAGGCACCACCtaacacattttgtttttggctaaatgattttaaaagtatttaagCACTACCTTACTATGTTATCTAACCCCACTATGTGGAGGCAAATTATAATATGCTACCTGAAGAAGTCAAAAGAAATTAATGTAGGTGTAAATTTAACGTTACCTACAACGTCtcaaattttatatatatatatatatatatatatatatatatatatatatatatatatatatatatatatatatatatatatatatataaacacacacacacacattggaatAAGTTGCTTTAAGGCACAAAAAAGGTAGAAATATCAGATTTCTGTAACAATTCATAGatgatgttgctatgggaaTGGATGATGCTCAGAAGCATATCTGACTAGAAACTGTTCCTTTTACATTTTACTCTGTGTTAGATGGTGCCCTGCTCTTCTGTACGGGTGTCTCACAATTATTGCCCATGGTAATTGGTCATACGCTGCAGGCATGGCAGATGGGGATTAGGCTGAGAAACattggagtattcctttaaaccAGGGGTGGCAAACATATGGCATACAGGTTGGAACCCACACAGTAAAGGTTCTAATCCCACCCGACAAAAAACAATGTTGAATCCCAAAGTTTTCTGACACTCTCCAAAAACCACACTGACACTGTGGATACCCGTgcatttggatatatatatatatatcactgacACAAAAAGCCTTATTTCTGACCTACAGGCATAAACAGGGAGACAAAATAACCCCACAGCAAAACTCATCGAAATCTCTATTTTACTGCCACCTTGCTAAGACAGAAACTGATTTTCTTCAGAGACGTTAGCTATTGGAGTTTAAGCATTGTGTGAATCTTCAGGGTCGAACACTGACACTGTTTATGAACAAGTGGGTTCATTCactttttaaactgcagaaatgttcacaagtctgctcttataatgactGATGCCATTGTCCTTGTAAATTCAAGAAAccccaaataagaaaaaatcTCACTTTGTGAAAAATGAGAAAGTGgattttaagaagaaatttcttctggtgaataaggcccattgttattatattttagCTCTGATTGAGCCTGTTTGTAAAGCTGAAAGTTGGTGTTAGTCTATCAGTGGCACAGTTGTCTTTCACCAACCAGAGAAAGTTAGTCAGAGTTTGTCACTCAGCCGCTGTTCCACTAAAAGTGCTAATGATATTTAATTCTCCATTAGCATACTATGAACTTTGTGCCTGGAAAAAGTGGGTACAGGATTGAGTTTTCCAATAAAAATCTGCCCGTCCCCCTTGACATTGGAGTGCGTGTGAAGTGGCCTGTTACTTCAAATGGGTTTGCCACCCCTACTTTACACAATACTGGTGAAGGAAACGCACAGGGACACACAGAtatccaccgtagttaggatgtcatggttgggggggggggggtcaagtaggcctaagctgtaggtctgtggcagtgtgtatgtgtcaggGTGAAAATACCTCTGAAATAATACAACAACAGTATATTAATGTCCCTTAATACATCAACGTTTACTCACTTAGCAAGACCAGTAAATGGCCCAAATAGCCCGTATAACCTAATATTCTCCTTTAGCATACAACAGGTCTACTTAAAACCCCCAGcctaactacggtggatacCCATGTGTCCCAGCAAAAATATGATTACCCTAGCATTtggacacatatatatatagtcactgATACACAAAAGCCTTATTTCTCCACAATGACAACTtttcaggagaagaaaaaaaacctttcaacagagattcaaggtttttgcataacagcGACTTTTTatactaaaataaaatgaagagGAGAATGTTGAGAAGGTCTAATTCTTATGAAGAACCACCAAGATAGGGTTTGAAAAACAAACCCATTTAAGTATGTCTGTCAATggaaagtgaattacactgctatttcattttttttctttttcaaaagGACAAAAATGTGCTCATACACGTGTGAACGATTGACATCAGTGAAGCTTCTGatgtctttaaaaaataaagtccTGCAGTGATCTCAGTCCACAAGCTACTCCATGATCCCACCATCAttcttgcttgcttgctttatGCACTTGCACACAAACCTGTGGCACTTTGTTAAGAGATTTGCCTCGAATGATCTGATCCCACATCTTGAACAGTGCCTCAGAGGCATCCCGGTGATGACATTGTGCCTACTTTTGCTAAGAGCTAGGTATATATCCAAGCTCGTCCTCTCCCTGACGTGGTTGACTGCTAAGCATTATTAAATGTTGCAGTATTCTAGACAGGCTGTGATATCTGGTAACACAACTGGAAACGTTTCTTAATGTGCCACCAGAGGCCACTAGAGCTCGAGTCGAGTTTTCCTCTATACATGCTCATTCAGTTGTATCATTCAGTGTGCCTTTTATGCCCTTCccctgtatgtatatttgtgtgGTGCCACATTTAAGTTAACCTCTtattgtgaggatttcattcccttaatgaaatgtaaaagagactgcatttttttttgttacctAGAAAACCACACTTTTACAATCAAAGCATTTTGCAGGAACATTTTGTATTTTCATGGGCCAACCATGTGTATAATCATTGCTTGGATTTCTTTTACACTGGACTGAGTCCTGTGTAGTTGGAATGTACACTCTGAAATGCGGAGTGAGAGGCTTGCAAACGAGAGTCGCAATGTGTGTATGACTAAAGTGTCATTTATAAATTGCATTGTGTTTTACTGTGATTCATTTCAGTGCCCTGGGTTGAATTAATTGTAATAGATTACAGACATTTTGCTTGGAAGAGTTATGagtgttttccttcatttttaatgattcaGACATCTGTTTCTGTACATGGATGTAGTCCATGTGAATTGATCGTGGTTAATAATGACCATGCGGTGGTCTGTTCAGAACAATATGCAatttttgaagtaaaaaaaaaaagttggcaGACTGGATGCATACGGATTCCTGCACATCCCAACTAAGTCAGTGTCTGGCTTATATAAAAAGTGTAATTTTAGGTTGCTTAATGGAATATGTAAAGCTAGGTCCAGTTtccccaaaagcatcttagtatTAAGATCATCAGAActgttagagagagagtgttcagtgtgatgctcgcttgATCATTTAGGTAAACATCTTTGTGTTGAGATGCTTTTGGAAAAACAGCCCggtgtttattttgtttaagcGAAGGGTGACAGTCAGGTTCTGAACTGTGAAGAGAATGTCATGATTGAAATAGATGATGATTAGACTATTTGTAACTTTCTGTTATGCAactgttatttatttcagttttcCATCACTCATCATCGCTGCCAGTATCTCCAAAAAAGTAGCACAAGAAGCAAAACAATCCATAACTTAGTGTTATTATAACAAAGGTTAATTTCAAGTAATTCTGTATAATTTTCTTTGCCCGTTTCCCATGAAATTTTGATATGTTGTAAATGGTATGTGGTTAtttcaaattatgtaaaaaaagacacaaatgtagatacaaggttttgatcTGGCAGTGTTGTTATTTGAACAATCTGTGTGCTTAGAAGTAAGATACCACAGAGCCCAGGACTACCCTCAGAATAGTCCAAGCATAACCTCACATTCTCAAATTATGTAAATGATTAAACATAAAGTAACATAAACGTAAGTTATTGATTACCTATTCTGCCTGATACAAACTACAGTCTTCAGGGTTCCTCTGGTTAAGAGAAGTAGCTAAATAGAAAGTGAGGACATACAGAAACACATCCTACAACAGAGCGTTAAAACTGTCACAGCAGAGCCATAATAACCCTCTTGGAATATATTGCGTTATATATTGTGTTGCTTCATTAATAATTTATCAGAATTTATTTCCAAAAGACATGCCTTGTGCAGCATATAATGCTTCAGAAAATAGGtgctatttattttaataagtaAAAGTAACTGATAGCTCACTTACACTTAAACTGGCTTCATACATGCATGATTTGGAGGACAGGATGAGGACAGGTTTTGTTCGATTGCACGCCTGAAAGGTCGCTGGGTTTGATAGTTTGACTAGTGTGCACTATATAAGAGTGTATGGTGAATTTTACATCATCTGTACATTTGCTCAGTTTCTCAAATTCTCGTCGagcgacttttattttgaaaacgCCGGTGAGCTGGACCGGAAGTGGTCGCTCAGTTTGAGGAGAAGGGAGCCTCTATTCAATAGATGATGGAGGACGGTGTTTGTTTTGACAATTCAGTACGACTAAAATGAGTATTTTACAGATTTGGACCTTTTCTATTAATTTAGGAATAAGTCCACAGGCTAATATTgtttaaaagtattatttatcCGCGTcaaattgagctgtggatcaaaCACGAGTCGAAACGAGTGTGACCTGAGTGCAGGAACAGACCGGGCTGCTGTTAGAGGCAGGAGAAGGAAGATGCCGCTGGGTGTGAAGCCGTGTTGTGCTGTCTGCAAGACCAACTCGTCGTCCATGTGGAAGAAGGGAAATCAGGGAGAAATTCTCTGTAACAACTGCACATCTAAAAGCAGCATTATCGGAGGACCAGGACTGTCGGTCTCATCCACCACTCAGCAGAATAATGGCGGAGGGAAACAGGTCTGGATAGACTTAGACGGGCTGTGTAATGAGGGTGTTGTTGGGAGTGAGCTTTACACACACAGGAAGGTGTGGGTAGTTATGAGTACCAACACACTGTAATAGATACACAGGCCTAGTTTAGAGTGTCAACAtcaaaattaagaaaaaagaaGTAGTGCATCCGGGTTTTAAACTCAACCAGTGAGACACACCCTCAGTTAATGTTACATACCATTATActactgtataataacagttaTGGATAATGCTTTGTCAGACTTTCACATAAACTAGTTGGTCTTTTGTGAAGTGTGTTAAATTTTAGAAAATGGAGATTGTGTAATGTTCAGacttatattataaatattatatatatataaaatatattatatataaatattaaacatcTTTATCTCTGCATCAGAAATCTAATCAGAGAGTTCATTCATTGTTACACCACTAATGTGTTGTTGCTCTTTCCCTCTAGTCGAAGCAGGAGATCCACAGGCGGTCTGCACGACTAAGAAGCACTAAGTACAAGGCACCTGCATCCGAGAAGAAAGTCTCGACTAAAGGAAAAGGAAGACGGCACATCTTTAAACTAAAAAATGTAAGCGCTGTCCGTAGAGAAGCACCTGTATTCTTGTTGAGGAGAGCAGAGTTAGTAACcgtgctttttgtttttgtttgtttgtttgtttgtttgtttgtttaccccTTCAGCCTATCAAAGCTCCAGAGTCTGTTTCCACAATCATTACATCAGAGTCCATCTTCTACAAGGTTAGATTTTCGAATTGACTTTCTAATgggatttcagaagagacattGTTGTTCCAGCTGACCAATTCTCTCTCCTCCACCAGGGTGTTTATTATCAAATCGGAGACGTCATAAAGGTAACAGATGAAGAGGATGGTAAGCCTTATTTTGCACAGATTCGTGGTTTTGTTCAGGACCAGTACTGCGAGAAGAGCGCTGCACTAACCTGGCTAATCCCTACTCAGTCCAGTCCAAGAGATCAGTTTGATCCAGGCACTTACATAGTTGGTAAGTTCATGTTGTATACTTGTTCTAGCAAATGGCACCATCGTTAAATATGACTAACCAAGTGTTTTAACTTCCCAGGTCCAGAAGAGGACTTGCCGAGGAAGATGGAATACCTTGAATTTGTATGCCATGCTCCATCAGAATACTTCAAGTCAAGGAGTTGTCCTTTTCCAACAATACCCATTCGCCCAGAGAAAGGCTACATATGGACCCATATTGGACCTACACCTGCTGTTACAATCAAGGAAACAGTTAGCTGCAATTAACTGTACAATTTAGCTTTGTAAACAGAGACCAACGTTCAGACACtgaataaaagaaaacattcaTCAAGAATCTTCATCCAGACGAAAGGGATTTTTATAACACGTTATGGTGTTTCTCTTGATTTAGTGGTAGCCTAGTATTGAAGGCTTCTGCAGCAACCCTTAGAGTATTGCCAGTCTGGACGGTTAACGACATTCACCGTCATTGTGGAGTACCTCAGCTCACCTTGGCAAAGCAAATGTCCAGTTGCTTGGTACCACAATAAAAGGCAGTGGAGAGTGGAACCCTGTTGTTCATGTTGAGGACAGTTGTGTTATAGAAGATCTCATTCTTGATTGAAGTGTGGTACAGTTTGGAAAGATTTAAAGAGACTTTTGGTGCAGGATGTTTTGTTGGGAACTATCTTTTGTAAATAGTGTAATGGGAGCAAATTTAGGTTATGTTTGTTTaacaaaaatgttgaaaaataaaaacaaaacaaaagaacaatgTATCTGGCATGATGAGCAGTGAATGGTCAGCAATTAGTAAGGGTATCATGTTTACCCTAAAATTGTACTCTTTAAAAGGTACCCCCAAAAGGTCACCACTCAAAACACAGTTTTCTCACCATTCAGCACTGTACAAAATagacaaataataaaaatggatgATTTGTTATTGCTGTTATAGAAGATCTGATTATTCTTCGTCTATCTCATCAGTCTTTTTGTTTATGGCTTAACCATTGCAGATAATGCCTGTATTGTCCTGTACGGTTTTCTGCACCAGCTGAGGTGTAGGTACAGCATGTAGCCTGGTTctggtgtgtttttaaaaaaaaggtacaCATGTAAGTTAATTACAGTGCTTCCAGTGGTGATACAGAGCAATAACATCTTCACCTTCCATCTTCTCCAGGGTAGACTGCTAATCTTCAGagcagcaggtggttgctaaagagATCGTCCTGCAGTGTGGCATCCATGATCACCTATATTTCCTGACTTTTATCTAATGTTCTTTGATGGACCTCCACAATTCTTTATGCATGTA
Encoded proteins:
- the gatad1 gene encoding GATA zinc finger domain-containing protein 1; the encoded protein is MPLGVKPCCAVCKTNSSSMWKKGNQGEILCNNCTSKSSIIGGPGLSVSSTTQQNNGGGKQSKQEIHRRSARLRSTKYKAPASEKKVSTKGKGRRHIFKLKNPIKAPESVSTIITSESIFYKGVYYQIGDVIKVTDEEDGKPYFAQIRGFVQDQYCEKSAALTWLIPTQSSPRDQFDPGTYIVGPEEDLPRKMEYLEFVCHAPSEYFKSRSCPFPTIPIRPEKGYIWTHIGPTPAVTIKETVSCN